The following proteins come from a genomic window of Campylobacter coli 76339:
- a CDS encoding O-acetylhomoserine sulfhydrylase / O-succinylhomoserine sulfhydrylase: MNFNKETLALHGAYNFDTQRSISVPIYQNTAYNFENLDQAAARFNLQELGNIYSRLSNPTSDILGQRLANVEGGAFGIPVASGMAASFYALINLASSGDNVAYSNKIYGGTQTLISHTLKNFGIEAREFDIGDLDSLEKVIDQNTKVIFFESLSNPQIAIADIEKISQIAQKHKIVSICDNTVATPFLLQPFKYGVDVVVHSLSKYVSGQGSALGGAIIERKNLNDLLKNNDRYKAFNTPDPSYHGLNLNTLDLPIFSIRVIITWLRDLGASLAPQNAWLLLQGLETLAVRIEKHSQNAEKIANFLNSHPDIKGVNYPTLENNAYHDLFKKYFDKNLASGLLSFEAKDYEHARRICDKTQLFLLAANLGDSKSLIIHPASTTHSQLSEEELQKAGITKATIRLSIGLENIDDLIADLKQAIES, from the coding sequence TAATTTTGAAAATTTGGATCAGGCTGCAGCAAGGTTTAATCTTCAAGAACTTGGCAATATTTACTCAAGACTTAGCAATCCTACAAGCGATATCTTAGGACAAAGGCTTGCCAATGTCGAAGGAGGGGCTTTTGGAATTCCTGTTGCTAGCGGTATGGCAGCTTCTTTTTATGCACTTATCAATTTAGCAAGTTCGGGAGATAATGTCGCGTATTCGAACAAAATTTATGGCGGAACTCAAACTCTGATTTCTCACACGCTTAAAAACTTTGGCATAGAAGCTAGGGAATTTGATATAGGTGATTTGGATAGCTTAGAAAAAGTTATAGATCAAAATACTAAAGTGATTTTTTTTGAAAGCCTTTCAAATCCTCAAATTGCTATAGCTGATATAGAAAAAATAAGCCAAATAGCTCAAAAACATAAAATCGTTAGCATTTGTGACAATACCGTTGCTACTCCTTTCTTGCTTCAGCCTTTTAAATACGGTGTAGATGTGGTTGTACATAGCTTAAGCAAATATGTAAGCGGTCAAGGCAGTGCCTTAGGCGGAGCGATCATAGAAAGAAAAAATTTAAATGACTTGCTTAAAAACAACGATAGATATAAGGCTTTTAACACTCCTGATCCAAGTTATCATGGGCTGAATTTAAATACACTTGATTTGCCGATTTTTAGTATTAGAGTCATCATCACTTGGCTTAGAGATTTAGGGGCTAGCTTAGCACCTCAAAATGCTTGGTTGCTTTTACAAGGACTTGAAACCTTGGCAGTGCGTATAGAAAAACACAGTCAAAATGCTGAAAAAATTGCAAATTTTTTAAATTCTCATCCTGATATCAAGGGTGTAAATTATCCTACTTTGGAAAACAATGCTTATCATGATTTGTTTAAAAAATATTTTGATAAAAATTTAGCCAGTGGGCTTTTAAGCTTTGAAGCTAAAGATTATGAGCATGCTAGAAGAATTTGTGATAAAACTCAACTTTTCTTACTTGCTGCAAATTTGGGCGATAGCAAGTCTTTGATCATTCATCCTGCTTCTACTACTCATTCGCAACTGAGCGAAGAAGAACTTCAAAAAGCAGGTATTACGAAAGCTACTATACGCTTAAGCATAGGACTTGAAAATATCGATGATTTGATAGCGGACTTAAAACAAGCTATAGAAAGCTAA